A part of Candidatus Binatia bacterium genomic DNA contains:
- a CDS encoding CBS domain-containing protein, translating to MDEDIILEEEAIADERAAEAARLGTVVLHHPIRELAKLKPVICVPPGTSVRTAIGRMNAQSVGCVLVEEDGRLIGIFTERDVLTKIVGTNLDIDRTSVNAVMTRDPESLRLDDRLSYALNKMSVGGFRHIPLVDDDGHPVGAVSMRNVVDYMVDLFPAEVLNLPPEPRGIARAREGA from the coding sequence ATGGACGAAGACATCATTCTCGAGGAGGAGGCGATTGCTGACGAGCGGGCAGCGGAGGCCGCGCGATTGGGAACCGTGGTCCTGCACCATCCGATCCGTGAACTGGCGAAACTGAAGCCGGTGATCTGCGTGCCGCCGGGGACCAGCGTACGCACGGCCATCGGCCGCATGAACGCACAGAGCGTCGGGTGCGTCCTGGTCGAAGAAGACGGACGGCTCATTGGCATCTTTACCGAACGCGATGTGCTGACCAAGATCGTCGGTACGAACCTCGACATCGACCGGACCAGCGTGAATGCGGTGATGACGCGCGATCCGGAGTCGCTTCGCCTGGACGATCGGCTGTCGTACGCGCTCAACAAGATGAGCGTCGGCGGCTTTCGTCACATTCCTCTGGTGGATGATGATGGCCACCCCGTTGGCGCGGTTTCGATGCGTAACGTGGTGGACTACATGGTCGATCTGTTTCCCGCCGAGGTGCTGAATTTGCCACCGGAGCCGCGGGGCATCGCCCGCGCCCGCGAAGGGGCGTGA